In Phyllopteryx taeniolatus isolate TA_2022b chromosome 1, UOR_Ptae_1.2, whole genome shotgun sequence, the following proteins share a genomic window:
- the LOC133481963 gene encoding intermediate filament protein ON3-like — MAASYKKTSYTVRSSTAPRNFSSSSYSGTGGIPSRRNYSVKSSYGGRNTGFGGITSSSSYGLGSSMGGSGMGGSGMGFGGGMGIGQVPITAVTVNKSLLTPLNLSIDPTIQAVRTQEKEQIKTLNNRFASFIDKVRFLEQQNKMLETKWNLLQGQTTTRSNIDAMFEAYIGNLRRQLDSLGNDKMKLEADLHNMQGLVEDFKNKYEDEINKRTECENDFVLIKKDVDEAYMNKVELEAKLESLTDEINFLRSIYEEELHELQSQIKDTSVVVEMDNSRNLDMDSIVAEVKAQYEDIANRTRAEAESWYKTKYEEMQTSANRYGDDLRATRTEIADLNRMIQRLTSEIDGVKGQRANLEAQIAEAEERGELAIKDAKSRIRDLEEALQRAKQDMARQIREYQDLMNVKLALDIEIATYRKLLEGEEDRLANGIKSINISKQSTSYGGMDALKSGYSSSYSSGGYGSGSSYGSGYGSGSGFGGGFGSGGGYGSGGSSGLSSGSGYSTQSKKNVVIKMIETKDGRVVSESSEVIED; from the exons ATGGCAGCCAGTTACAAGAAGACCTCGTACACGGTGAGGAGCTCTACGGCCCCGAGAAACTTCAGCAGCAGCTCCTACTCCGGAACGGGAGGGATCCCCTCCCGCAGGAACTACAGCGTCAAGAGTTCCTACGGGGGTAGAAACACGGGTTTCGGCGGCATCACCAGCTCCAGCAGCTACGGCCTTGGCTCCAGCATGGGCGGCTCGGGCATGGGCGGCTCGGGCATGGGCTTCGGCGGTGGCATGGGAATTGGGCAGGTGCCCATCACTGCCGTGACTGTGAACAAGAGTCTGCTGACCCCTCTCAACTTGTCCATTGACCCCACCATCCAGGCTGTCCGCACCCAGGAGAAGGAGCAGATCAAGACCCTCAACAATCGCTTTGCCTCTTTCATTGACAAG GTGCGTTTCCTGGAGCAGCAGAACAAAATGCTGGAGACCAAGTGGAACTTGCTGCAGGGTCAGACCACCACACGTTCCAACATCGACGCCATGTTCGAGGCCTACATTGGCAACCTGCGCAGACAGCTCGACAGCCTGGGCAACGACAAGATGAAGCTGGAGGCCGACCTGCACAACATGCAGGGCTTGGTGGAAGACTTCAAGAACAA GTATGAAGATGAGATCAACAAGCGTACAGAGTGTGAGAATGACTTCGTCCTCATCAAGAAG GATGTTGATGAGGCCTACATGAATAAGGTCGAGCTGGAGGCCAAGCTGGAAAGTTTGACAGATGAGATCAACTTCCTCAGGTCCATCTATGAGGAG GAGCTGCATGAGCTCCAGAGCCAGATCAAGGACACTTCAGTCGTTGTGGAGATGGACAACAGCCGTAACCTTGACATGGACTCTATTGTAGCAGAGGTGAAGGCTCAGTACGAGGACATCGCCAACCGTACCCGCGCTGAGGCAGAGTCATGGTACAAGACCAAG TATGAGGAGATGCAGACGTCTGCGAACAGATACGGAGATGACCTGAGGGCTACCAGGACAGAGATTGCCGACCTTAACCGCATGATCCAGAGGCTGACATCTGAGATTGATGGAGTTAAGGGACAG CGCGCCAACCTGGAGGCTCAGATCGCTGAGGCTGAAGAGCGCGGCGAGCTGGCGATTAAGGACGCCAAGTCTCGCATCAGAGATTTGGAGGAGGCCCTGCAGAGAGCCAAGCAGGACATGGCCCGCCAGATCCGCGAGTACCAGGACCTGATGAACGTTAAGCTGGCTCTGGACATCGAGATCGCCACCTACAGGAAGCTGCTGGAGGGCGAGGAGGACAGGCTGGCAAACGGCATTAAGTCCATCAACATCTCCAAACAGAGCA CAAGCTACGGCGGTATGGACGCCCTGAAGAGCGGCTACTCCAGCAGCTACTCCAGCGGCGGCTACGGCAGCGGCAGCAGCTACGGCAGCGGTTACGGGAGCGGCAGCGGCTTCGGCGGCGGCTtcggcagcggcggcggctaCGGCAGCGGCGGCAGCAGCGGCCTCAGCAGTGGAAGCGGCTACAGCACCCAGAGCAAAAAGAACGTGGTCATCAAGATGATTGAGACCAAGGACGGCCGAGTGGTGTCTGAGTCCTCCGAGGTCATCGAGGATTGA
- the LOC133465417 gene encoding keratin, type II cytoskeletal 8-like → MTVDPRLVLGEPCLSHKLEAKLESLTDEINFLRSIYEEELHELQSQIKDTSVIVEMDNSRNLDMDSIVEEVKAQYEDIANRTRAEAESWYKTKYEEMQTSANRYGDDLRATRTEIADLNRMIQRLTSEIDGVKGQA, encoded by the exons aTGACTGTAGACCCGAGACTGGTCTTGGGTGAACCCTGCCTTTCGCACAag CTGGAGGCCAAGCTGGAAAGTTTGACAGATGAGATCAACTTCCTCAGGTCCATCTATGAGGAG GAGCTGCATGAGCTCCAGAGCCAGATCAAGGACACTTCAGTCATTGTGGAGATGGACAACAGCCGTAACCTAGACATGGACTCTATTGTAGAAGAGGTGAAGGCTCAGTACGAGGACATCGCCAACCGTACCCGCGCTGAGGCAGAGTCATGGTACAAGACCAAG TATGAGGAGATGCAGACGTCTGCGAACAGATACGGAGATGACCTGAGGGCTACCAGGACAGAGATTGCCGACCTTAACCGCATGATCCAGAGGCTGACATCTGAGATTGATGGAGTTAAGGGACAGGCATGA